One segment of Niveibacterium microcysteis DNA contains the following:
- a CDS encoding transporter, whose product MLGALTIQCCHAQSLEPRNYANLPVGMNFLIFGASHSSGGIAFDAALPVRNPELDVWTSVVAYAHAFEFQGQTGRIDLALPYAQMSGNAEYAGQRTDREQHGFTDSVVRLALNLKGAPPLTLPEFARFEPDLIIGTSLQITAPTGSYDPEYVVNLGTNRWSFKPELGLSKAFGPLSLELAGAVTLFTQNTNFYGGSMRRQDPLYSVQVHGVYNFATAVWASISATYYGGGRTYVNDVADDDRQENWRIGAAFSVPIGRHFSVKLSASDGVYARTGNNMSLLSLALQTRWGGGL is encoded by the coding sequence ATGCTCGGGGCGCTGACCATTCAGTGCTGCCATGCGCAGTCGCTCGAACCGCGCAATTATGCGAACTTGCCGGTCGGTATGAACTTTCTGATTTTCGGTGCCAGCCACTCGAGCGGCGGGATCGCCTTTGATGCTGCGCTTCCGGTCCGGAATCCGGAGTTGGATGTTTGGACGAGCGTTGTGGCGTATGCGCATGCATTCGAGTTCCAGGGCCAGACTGGTCGCATTGATCTGGCGTTGCCCTATGCACAGATGTCGGGCAATGCTGAATATGCCGGCCAGCGAACCGACCGCGAACAACATGGTTTCACCGATTCGGTTGTCCGCCTGGCGTTGAACCTCAAGGGGGCGCCGCCGCTGACCTTGCCGGAGTTTGCACGGTTTGAGCCCGACTTGATTATCGGGACGAGTCTGCAAATTACGGCCCCGACGGGCAGCTACGACCCGGAATACGTGGTCAACCTTGGCACCAACCGCTGGAGTTTCAAGCCGGAGCTTGGGCTCTCCAAGGCGTTTGGGCCGCTATCGCTTGAGTTGGCGGGCGCGGTCACCCTGTTTACGCAGAATACCAACTTCTACGGTGGCAGTATGCGTCGGCAAGATCCGCTCTATTCGGTACAGGTGCACGGCGTTTATAACTTTGCCACTGCGGTGTGGGCCTCCATCAGCGCGACGTATTACGGTGGAGGGCGGACCTATGTCAACGACGTGGCTGATGACGACCGCCAGGAAAACTGGCGCATCGGCGCCGCCTTTTCGGTGCCGATTGGTCGCCACTTTTCGGTGAAGCTCTCCGCCAGTGATGGCGTATATGCCCGAACCGGAAACAACATGAGTCTCCTGAGCCTTGCATTGCAGACCCGTTGGGGGGGAGGGCTGTAA
- a CDS encoding AraC family transcriptional regulator, with translation MDELDNSEKQLSPREGQLRVSIIAYLPGALRGLCIDPEPLLAARSLTEADLRDQDRYLDYATVGWLLNRGAQISGRPDLPLLVAAQGGTRDLGAVGRLMRAAPDVRSALRSLVDSMHVHDTGAVVALAIEGELVYLSYGVYVPDCPGCEHLNAGAILMAYRLLKEICGPRWRPLDIRLPCRRPDRPHLFSQHFGSANIRYQSEISAVVFSKAWLDYPNALADQGQARANVPAPNEALTSAPIDLRHFARRQLRTMILTHDTPCQASLANALGVHERTLNRIFQRYATTFRKELSAARREVASQLLRDTDLTAGQIAAYLGYSDCSAFGRAFTKACGVSPDVWRHRKVRSA, from the coding sequence ATGGACGAGTTGGACAATTCCGAAAAGCAACTGTCCCCCCGCGAGGGGCAGTTACGCGTCAGCATCATTGCTTATCTGCCAGGGGCTTTGCGTGGGCTCTGCATCGACCCCGAACCACTGCTCGCCGCGCGATCCCTAACGGAGGCGGACCTGCGTGATCAGGATCGATACTTGGACTACGCCACCGTTGGTTGGCTATTAAACCGAGGCGCGCAAATCTCGGGGCGCCCCGATCTCCCGCTCCTCGTCGCGGCACAAGGGGGAACGCGCGATCTCGGCGCAGTGGGACGTCTGATGCGGGCCGCACCGGATGTTCGATCTGCACTGCGAAGTCTGGTCGACTCGATGCATGTTCACGATACGGGCGCCGTTGTGGCGCTGGCCATCGAAGGCGAGCTCGTATACCTGTCCTACGGCGTTTACGTACCCGATTGCCCCGGCTGTGAACACTTGAACGCCGGGGCGATCCTCATGGCCTACAGGCTACTCAAAGAGATCTGTGGCCCGCGATGGAGGCCTCTTGACATCCGGCTGCCATGCCGTCGTCCGGATCGGCCTCACTTGTTTAGTCAGCACTTCGGCTCTGCAAATATTCGCTATCAATCGGAAATCTCGGCCGTCGTATTTTCAAAAGCTTGGCTGGACTATCCGAACGCCTTGGCAGATCAGGGGCAAGCACGCGCGAACGTACCGGCGCCGAATGAAGCACTGACGTCCGCCCCCATCGACCTGCGGCACTTCGCCCGGCGACAACTCAGAACGATGATCCTGACCCACGACACGCCGTGCCAGGCCTCACTGGCCAACGCCCTCGGCGTCCATGAACGGACCTTGAACCGAATCTTCCAACGCTACGCCACCACGTTTCGGAAGGAGCTGAGTGCTGCGCGTAGGGAAGTGGCGTCCCAACTCCTGCGCGATACTGACCTCACCGCCGGACAGATCGCCGCGTACCTTGGCTATTCCGACTGCAGCGCCTTTGGGCGCGCCTTCACGAAAGCGTGCGGCGTCTCGCCAGATGTATGGCGCCACCGGAAAGTCCGTTCCGCATAA
- a CDS encoding anaerobic sulfatase maturase: MTNASAVGGKPGIHVLAKPIGAVCDIACDYCFYLEKRALFPGSEQFKMPEAVLAKYIEEYVAAQSTPVVEFVWHGGEPTLLGIDFFRRVVELQQPFRAQREIRNVLQTNGLHLNDEWCRFFKQNDFFIGISLDGPQAIHDRYRKDRHGAGTFERVMAGVRLLQHHGIEFNALACVGRGTAQHPLEVYRFFKAAGINFVQFTPIVEREPDAETKAIKLWLARPSVLDRQEPNARVTPWTVEPGAYGDFLIAIYEEWVRNDVGSVFVMNFEWALTAWLGEPSPVCIFAKQCGRAVAMEHDGSVFACDHYVYPEYRLGNVMSDSLEAMVDRSVASGFGPHKEATLPQYCRTCEVKEACWGGCPKHRFAMTPDGEPGLHYLCAGYKKFFKHIRKYLRAMATLIENDLPASAVMEATKGPLIITKAPPREGSAVTMGMNAKASPPSGGSV, encoded by the coding sequence TTGACGAATGCGTCCGCTGTTGGCGGTAAGCCCGGAATCCACGTACTCGCCAAACCGATCGGCGCAGTGTGCGACATCGCGTGCGATTACTGCTTTTACCTTGAGAAGCGAGCGCTTTTCCCGGGTAGCGAGCAGTTCAAGATGCCCGAGGCGGTACTTGCGAAATACATAGAGGAATACGTCGCCGCGCAATCCACCCCGGTGGTGGAGTTCGTCTGGCACGGCGGTGAACCGACGCTGCTGGGCATTGACTTCTTCCGCCGCGTCGTTGAGTTGCAGCAGCCTTTCCGTGCGCAGCGTGAGATCCGTAACGTGCTGCAAACCAACGGGCTGCACCTGAACGACGAATGGTGCAGGTTCTTCAAGCAGAACGACTTCTTTATCGGGATCAGCCTAGATGGGCCGCAGGCCATCCACGATCGCTACCGAAAGGACCGCCACGGTGCTGGCACTTTCGAGCGCGTCATGGCCGGTGTTCGTCTGCTGCAGCATCACGGGATCGAGTTCAACGCACTCGCCTGTGTCGGAAGGGGGACGGCACAACATCCGCTAGAGGTCTATCGATTCTTCAAGGCAGCGGGCATCAACTTCGTTCAATTCACGCCGATCGTGGAGCGCGAGCCCGACGCCGAAACCAAGGCAATCAAACTCTGGCTCGCCCGCCCTTCGGTCCTTGATCGCCAAGAGCCCAATGCGCGCGTGACACCGTGGACCGTCGAGCCTGGGGCCTACGGCGACTTCCTGATTGCGATCTACGAAGAATGGGTGCGCAACGACGTCGGTTCGGTCTTCGTCATGAATTTTGAATGGGCGCTGACTGCGTGGCTTGGCGAACCATCACCCGTTTGCATCTTCGCGAAACAATGCGGGCGAGCGGTGGCGATGGAGCACGATGGCAGCGTGTTTGCATGCGACCACTATGTCTATCCGGAATATCGGCTTGGCAATGTGATGAGCGATTCGCTTGAGGCGATGGTCGATCGTTCGGTGGCGTCCGGCTTTGGCCCCCACAAGGAAGCGACGTTGCCACAGTACTGCCGTACTTGTGAGGTGAAGGAAGCCTGTTGGGGCGGCTGCCCGAAGCACCGCTTCGCGATGACGCCGGACGGCGAGCCCGGGCTGCATTACTTGTGTGCGGGCTACAAGAAGTTCTTCAAGCATATCCGCAAGTACCTGCGTGCCATGGCGACCTTGATCGAGAACGACCTTCCGGCCTCGGCGGTGATGGAGGCAACCAAAGGCCCCTTGATCATCACGAAAGCACCACCGCGTGAAGGCAGTGCCGTCACGATGGGCATGAACGCCAAGGCGAGCCCGCCCTCCGGTGGGTCAGTCTGA
- a CDS encoding arylsulfatase, with the protein MTRRTNVYRTLAPAVASLCATGVVAQTAIDRSVLPIAEPKRPKYSEVDARNVKSPALFEVKAPQAAPNVVIILLDDIGFGGPSTFGGPINMPALDRLAESGLRYNNFHTTALSSPTRAALKTGRNHHSVNMGFITEMATSLPGATGQVPSNAAPLAEVLRLNGYSTAAFGKWHETAAWETSIAGPFDRWPTRQGFDKFYGFLGGETNQWAPYLYDGTAQVELPNDPTYHFMSDMTDKAVAWIKHQKALAPDRPSFVYFAPGATHAPHHVPKEWIERWKGKFDQGWDKIREETLARQIQMGVVPPGTRLAPKPSALKDWDTLSADEKRLFAHQAEVFAAYAEYADHEIGRMLKAFEDVGQADNTMVVYIAGDNGTSGEGGQSGMFNEYTYFNGVQETVPDMLKKIDQWGGPETYPHMSAGWAVAFDSPFGWMKQVPSDFGGTRNGMVVSWPKRITTRNEVRTQFSHVIDVVPTVLEATGLPVPKSVNGVKQIPMEGTSFVYSFDAPKAKERHTTQYFEVAGNRAIYHDGWFARTIHRAPWEAKPRRALSDNSAWELYDVRTDFSLANDLAAKNPKKLAEMQKLYLKEAAKYSVLPMDDRLFERLNGETVGRPDIMRGRKSITLSEGMTGMMEGVFLNVKNRSSVITADVEVDASGGNGTVFAQGGRFGGWSLYVKDGVPAYDYNFLGMQHTSIKAPKKLAAGKSTLRFQFDYDGGGQGKGGQGALFVNGEKVAEGRIPATEAGLFSADETADVGVDLGTAVVESVGAEHKSRFTGRIPKLTIEVK; encoded by the coding sequence ATGACACGCAGGACTAACGTTTACCGAACTCTGGCGCCCGCGGTGGCGTCGCTGTGTGCGACGGGCGTCGTTGCGCAGACGGCAATCGATCGGTCGGTATTGCCGATCGCCGAACCGAAGCGCCCAAAGTACTCCGAAGTCGACGCGCGCAACGTCAAATCGCCGGCGCTGTTTGAGGTGAAGGCGCCGCAGGCGGCGCCAAACGTGGTGATCATCCTCCTTGATGACATCGGGTTTGGCGGACCCAGTACCTTCGGCGGACCGATCAACATGCCGGCGCTTGATCGCCTTGCCGAAAGCGGTCTGCGCTACAACAACTTCCATACAACGGCGCTGTCGTCACCCACCCGCGCCGCACTTAAGACTGGCCGTAACCACCACTCGGTGAACATGGGGTTCATCACCGAGATGGCGACTTCGTTGCCGGGTGCGACCGGCCAGGTGCCAAGCAACGCGGCGCCGCTCGCAGAAGTCTTGCGACTCAACGGCTACAGCACGGCGGCATTCGGTAAGTGGCACGAAACCGCAGCGTGGGAAACCAGTATCGCCGGGCCGTTTGATCGTTGGCCCACGCGCCAGGGCTTTGACAAGTTCTACGGCTTCCTGGGGGGCGAGACGAACCAGTGGGCGCCGTATCTGTATGACGGCACCGCACAGGTGGAATTGCCCAATGATCCCACCTACCACTTCATGTCCGACATGACGGACAAGGCGGTGGCATGGATCAAGCATCAGAAAGCCCTCGCGCCGGATCGGCCGTCCTTCGTTTACTTCGCGCCAGGGGCGACACACGCGCCGCACCATGTTCCGAAGGAATGGATCGAACGTTGGAAGGGTAAGTTCGACCAGGGGTGGGACAAGATCCGGGAAGAAACGCTGGCGAGGCAGATCCAGATGGGCGTCGTTCCACCGGGAACCCGGCTTGCGCCGAAACCGTCGGCGCTTAAAGATTGGGACACGCTATCGGCCGATGAAAAGCGCTTGTTCGCGCACCAGGCCGAAGTCTTCGCCGCCTACGCCGAATACGCGGACCACGAGATCGGCCGCATGCTCAAGGCCTTCGAGGATGTGGGGCAGGCCGACAACACAATGGTCGTCTACATCGCGGGTGACAACGGCACCAGTGGCGAAGGCGGCCAGAGCGGTATGTTCAACGAGTACACCTATTTCAACGGTGTGCAGGAAACCGTGCCGGACATGCTCAAGAAGATCGACCAATGGGGCGGGCCTGAGACCTACCCGCACATGTCGGCTGGTTGGGCTGTTGCATTCGATTCGCCGTTCGGGTGGATGAAACAGGTGCCGTCTGACTTTGGCGGAACACGCAACGGCATGGTTGTGAGCTGGCCCAAGCGCATCACAACGCGGAACGAAGTGCGTACGCAATTCAGCCATGTGATCGATGTGGTCCCAACCGTGTTGGAGGCGACGGGGCTGCCAGTGCCGAAGAGCGTAAATGGCGTGAAGCAGATTCCCATGGAGGGCACGAGCTTCGTCTATTCGTTCGACGCACCGAAGGCAAAGGAACGCCACACGACACAGTATTTCGAGGTGGCCGGCAACCGTGCGATCTACCACGACGGATGGTTCGCTCGCACGATTCACCGCGCTCCGTGGGAGGCAAAGCCGCGTCGTGCGCTGTCCGACAATTCCGCGTGGGAACTGTATGACGTTCGCACGGACTTCAGCCTCGCAAATGACCTCGCTGCAAAGAATCCGAAGAAGCTTGCCGAGATGCAGAAGCTGTATCTCAAGGAAGCGGCGAAGTACAGCGTGCTGCCTATGGATGATCGGCTCTTTGAACGTCTGAACGGTGAGACGGTTGGGCGGCCCGACATCATGCGTGGGCGCAAGTCGATCACGCTCAGCGAGGGCATGACCGGGATGATGGAAGGCGTCTTCCTCAACGTGAAGAACCGCTCCAGCGTGATCACCGCCGACGTCGAAGTTGACGCATCTGGCGGCAACGGGACGGTGTTCGCGCAAGGCGGGCGCTTCGGCGGTTGGTCCTTGTACGTCAAGGATGGCGTGCCTGCCTACGATTACAACTTCCTCGGCATGCAGCACACGTCGATCAAGGCACCGAAGAAGCTCGCTGCCGGAAAGTCGACGCTGCGCTTCCAGTTCGACTACGACGGCGGCGGTCAGGGCAAGGGTGGGCAGGGCGCCCTCTTCGTCAATGGCGAGAAGGTCGCAGAAGGGCGCATCCCCGCGACCGAGGCGGGCTTGTTCTCGGCCGACGAAACGGCAGATGTTGGAGTCGACCTGGGAACAGCCGTGGTGGAGTCGGTGGGGGCCGAGCATAAGTCCCGCTTCACCGGCCGCATTCCGAAGCTGACGATTGAAGTGAAGTAA
- a CDS encoding DUF1254 domain-containing protein produces the protein MKAKPMMAVFASVLACALAVSPAQAKKPPKMKMTTEIPAGVAIPDKVETRLGTLKFFDGFPDDATVEKLYDNLDFQRAVQAYLLGLAPVNQLANRKGIAELGPINTTVPIFEDRMDSKSLFLTPNNNTPYTWFWLDLRGGPLVLEVPPNVLGLMDDMWYSFVTDIGLVGPDKGKGGKYLILPPGYTGEVPDGYFVVRPATFSVWVPWRSFLVDGDPKPGVDVVEKHTKIYLLKDAANPPPVKFVHVSGKDFSTLAPADYPFWEYLNQVVQEEPTESIDPVTLGLYASIGIQKGKPFAPDARMKKILTEAALVGDATARAMNSRLRIKESYYYPNSAWRSGFYGGYKFEQNGVRILDAYSAFFFYATGVTPAMDSKTVGEGSQYMAAFVDANGRPFDGGKNYKLHLPPNIPVKQFWSVILYDNQTRSMLQTDQKWPAVTSQNKAVLINPDGSVDVYFGPKAPAGKENNWVQTIPGKGWNTLLRLYGPLQPWFDKTWRPSEIELIK, from the coding sequence ATGAAGGCTAAACCCATGATGGCCGTGTTCGCTAGCGTGCTCGCCTGCGCGCTGGCCGTAAGTCCGGCGCAAGCGAAGAAGCCGCCGAAAATGAAGATGACGACCGAGATTCCGGCAGGCGTCGCCATTCCGGACAAGGTCGAGACCCGCTTGGGTACCTTGAAGTTCTTCGACGGTTTCCCTGACGACGCGACCGTTGAAAAGCTCTACGACAATCTCGATTTCCAGCGCGCCGTGCAGGCGTATTTGTTGGGGCTCGCGCCGGTCAATCAACTGGCCAACCGCAAGGGGATCGCTGAACTCGGGCCGATCAATACGACCGTGCCGATCTTCGAGGATCGCATGGACTCAAAGTCCCTGTTCCTCACGCCCAACAACAACACGCCGTATACGTGGTTCTGGCTGGACCTGCGCGGCGGGCCGTTGGTCCTCGAAGTACCGCCTAACGTGCTCGGGCTGATGGATGACATGTGGTACAGCTTTGTCACCGATATCGGCCTCGTTGGACCTGACAAGGGCAAGGGAGGCAAGTATCTGATCCTGCCGCCTGGCTACACGGGCGAAGTACCTGATGGCTACTTCGTCGTGCGCCCAGCAACCTTCAGCGTCTGGGTGCCGTGGCGCTCCTTCCTCGTTGATGGTGATCCGAAGCCGGGGGTGGACGTTGTCGAGAAACACACCAAGATCTATCTCCTGAAGGACGCCGCCAACCCGCCGCCGGTCAAGTTCGTGCACGTCTCCGGGAAGGATTTCAGCACCTTGGCGCCGGCGGACTATCCGTTCTGGGAGTACCTGAACCAGGTGGTGCAGGAAGAGCCGACCGAATCGATCGATCCGGTTACGCTTGGCTTGTATGCATCGATTGGCATCCAGAAGGGCAAACCTTTTGCGCCCGATGCGCGCATGAAGAAGATCCTGACCGAGGCTGCATTGGTCGGCGATGCCACGGCGCGTGCCATGAATAGCCGTTTGCGGATCAAGGAGAGTTACTACTACCCCAACAGCGCGTGGCGCTCGGGCTTCTACGGCGGCTACAAGTTTGAGCAGAACGGCGTGCGAATCCTCGACGCTTATTCCGCGTTCTTCTTCTACGCCACTGGCGTAACGCCGGCCATGGATTCGAAGACCGTCGGTGAGGGCTCGCAGTACATGGCGGCTTTTGTGGACGCCAACGGTCGCCCGTTCGATGGGGGCAAGAACTATAAGCTCCATCTGCCGCCCAACATCCCCGTCAAGCAGTTCTGGTCGGTCATCCTGTACGACAACCAGACCCGCTCAATGCTCCAGACCGACCAAAAATGGCCTGCGGTCACCAGCCAGAACAAGGCGGTGTTGATCAATCCGGACGGCTCGGTCGATGTCTACTTTGGACCGAAGGCCCCCGCTGGCAAGGAGAACAACTGGGTGCAAACCATTCCCGGCAAGGGATGGAATACCCTTCTGCGCCTCTACGGGCCGCTGCAACCTTGGTTCGACAAGACATGGCGGCCAAGCGAGATTGAATTGATCAAGTAA